The sequence CCTTGATGTCTCAACATCTCAAGCCACAGCACCTTGTTCGATCCAGAAACTGTCGGCCAATGGCGAAGACTTGGATCGCGCGCTGAAGAAGGTGGGCTGGGGATTCTCGGGAAGTTTCCATAAGCTGTTCTGCTCTGCTGATGATATCGAGTATATGGTAATCCAATGCAAATGCTGGTCATATGGAAGGCTCAGAATGGGTAATGTTCCGCTGGCCATTGCTAGAACAATGGCTTTTCACTTCTGCCCTAGAAGCATCCTATATGTTCATGACGTATGGAGCACTGAGTAGCGCAGATCCCCACAGCTCTCTGGCCGACGAACTGCCTCCGGAATTCTAGAGCGGTATAGAGTACAGGAAGTCCTGATGTCCAGCCTCGACTGGTAATCCTAGTTTTGGCTGGACCAGCCGCCAAGAATAATATAAAGTTTAAGATGGTGAGTGCTCCTGATAATCACCACCTGAGAAATCAAAGGTATTGTCTTTTGAGACACGGGACACATGACTGCATTTGAAATGCCCAAGGTGCCTTGTTCTGGAGATAAGTCGGAGTTTCGTCCAGCCTGCCGTGAAGGACTCAGAGCTTCCTAGGATGGAGCAAAGGCTGCGGGGTACAAGACTGCCTGTTACTGTGAAGATCATATCTATGTAAACTATCTCATGAGACCAGCAGGAGATAGAAATCTGGGAGGTAAGATTCCAGACCTTGCCTGGACTGCCTACCTCCATGAGCATACACACATCGATTATGCCGCTGCTAAGCTGTGTAAATTGAAGATCTCTCCATGACATTGTTATTTCCAAGTTTTCACTTATCTAGTTGTTCTTGTGATGACACTGGAGCTGGGTGGAATAACTagcctgtactccgtagagctGAGCAAGTTCGTTGAATGTTGTGGCCCAAGCTCTTagcatcatcgtcatcatctgtTTGGGGGGGTGGGTGGCATGTGATACCAGTAGGGTTGAGACCACTTCTGCTTCAACCCTATTTTCCCTGGTTGACACACCTCTTCCTGCACATCATCTTTTGCGCCCTGATTCCGTCCGTGCTGCATTCTTAATTGTTGCCGTGTTATTTAAACCCCGATGCCCGCTTGAAGCAGCCCGCCTCCAGGCAAGCACGTTTCTCCGCAGTTGATACGAACTCCACCAAAAAACAGGCAGCTCTCAAAGGGCTCGATTCTCAGAGCATACGCGCCCGCAACCCAGCGCGTTCGGTTCAGAGTTCACTCTGTACCAGGCCTTATTTCCTCTGCTAAGGGACTCTCGAAACGATCGCCGGCATGCCTGAACCACTCTCGTCCCCGAACCCGATCCCTCCCCGCACTAGCTCAACCGGTGTCACAAATGGAGCAACCTACTCGCCTCCCGCACAAAATATAATACTGAAACCCGTCTCCGAGGAAGAATGGATCGCATCTTCGTCTAGAAAGTCACACAACCGCACCTTATCTCCCAGCTCGACCAACGGCTGCGGCGCCCCCTGTGAAGCGAAGATCTGTACCAAAACGGTGATCAGCAATATCGACGGAATGTGGTCCGTGGAGAAGGAGAGGATCCTGCTGGGTCCCTATGAATATATGGTACACCAGCCGGGCAAGGACATACGCAGACAGCTCATCGCGGCGTTTAATCGCTGGCTACAAGTTCCCGAGGAGAGCCTGGCTGTTATCACCAAGGTCGTGTTGATGCTTCATACAGCTTCTCTGCTGTAGGTGTAACGCTATTTTTCTGTTGCTCTCACGGCCCAGAGACACAGTGAATGATAATGAATAGAGCTAATAGTCCGGTTTTGATATGCAGTGTAGATGATGTCGAAGATTCTTCGGTCCTGCGACGAGGTGTTCCGGTAGCGCACAATATTTTCGGGACCGCGCAAACGATTAATTCAGCAAATTATATATACTTCTTAGCATTGGATGAGATCCAGAAGCTGCGAAATGCCGATGCGATCGGAATATTTACTACGGAACTATTAAATCTACATCGAGGCCAGGGAATGGATTTGTTTTGGAGAGACACGCTCACATGTCCGACCGAAGAGGACTACCTAGAGATGGTGGGAAACAAGACGGGAGGATTGTTCAGATTGGCTATCAAGCTCATGCAGGCTGAGAGCGAAGTCTCCGTGTAAGCTCTGACATTATACCTGCTCAGACACATGTTTTCTAACAACTGCTCGACAGTGACTGCATCCCCCTCGTGAACTTGATGGGCCTCATCTTTCAGATCTGCGATGACTATCTCAACCTCTCCAACCCAACCTACAGCAAAAATAAAGGCCTTTGCGAAGACCTAACAGAGGGAAAGTTCTCCTTCCCCATTATCCACTCGATCCGCTCCCAGCCAGATAACCTACAACTTATTAATATCCTAAAACAAAAAACGAAAGACGACGAGGTCAAGCGGTACGCGATTAATTATATGGAGAGCACCGGCAGTTTTGCGTATACGAGAAAAGTGGTCTCACAGCTGCGTGATAATGCTTTAATGGTGATTGACGAACTTGAAACTACCTTAGAGCAAGCGCAAGATGGCCAGAGTTCCAAAGCTGAAGGGAGCGGGGAGATGGTGCGGTCGATTCTGAACAGAATCGTTGAGCCAACCCTGAAGCCATGATTGGAGGTCTAAAGTTCTTTTCTCTTATGCATAGCTCATATTTTTCGGTGGTCATACGTCCCGGTGTTTTCCTGTATGGGTCAGGGCGGAGGGTGTTTTCATATGATATCAAATGGTGCGGGAAGGATATTTGGTTTGGAGAGCCCCTTTGAATCAAGGTTGTTTTCCTTATGGTATGGGCAATGGTGTTTCGCGTAAAATTGTCATTAGGCGGGGGCAACTCACTCATTCGCGTACATATCCGATATTGGGATTTCCGGATAGAAGCAAGCGAGTTCGAGGATATTGTTTCCTAGGCTGATCGCCTTTAAGCTGGTGTTTGGTATATATTTCTAAGCGACCCGCAAACCTAACTAAGGGTATCAACAAATAAAATCTCTAAAGCAAATATGAAAATAAGATCCCGAGAATTCACCCCCGCTATCCACTTATCGAAATTCCTAAGAAATGTAGATTGCAAAAGCAATTCCAAAACAAAAGCCCCGACAAATCGACGTGGGTCTCACATAACGATGCAGCAAGCCTTCTCCAACTTTCGTAAAAGTGTAGGCACGGCCCTACGAACGGCCTCTTCAACAAAAGTATTtccttgctgctgctgctgctgctcatGGGCTTGGGGAGCATGTTGCGGGTAGTGATGCTGTGGCTGATGATGtggaggaggatgatgaggtTCATAGGGCGGCATCTGCGCCGGTCCACCGGTCAAATTGACGTATATCCTTCCCGCGTTTTCTTCCGTACAATATTGCAAGCCGAGATCTCGGCATACTTGCTCCACGCGCGGTTTCAGCTTCTGGACGTGGTTGGCTGAGTGGTTTCCCTTGCCAACAATCCTGCATTATCTCGTAAGTTTCCCTCCCTCGTGTTATTCGCTCTTCAACGCGTGCAACGCTCGAGCGGCACCAAACTTACACGTGAAGATGCGTCTGCCCATGCGCCTGCGCATACTTGATCCGCTCTTCTAAAATATCTTCCGCTTCCTCCATGAATTGACCATGCAAATCGATCGTGTCGTCCGGCACCCGACCGTTGGCGTTGTTCTCGCGGAATATAAACTGGGACGCTTGTCGGTTGTATTCTTCCATCTTTCGACCGTGGGCCTTTCCTTGCTCGGAAAGTTCTTTGGCGAGGGCGCCATCGCCGGCGGCGTAGGCTTGTTGGGACTGTTAAGGGGCATGTCAGCTTTCATGCTAATCAGGGTACGCATATACGGGGTATTGGGGCGAGAGTGAAGGGGAGTTGGCTAGGAGAAACGAACGCGCTCAAAGCATGAGGAGCGCTTTGCTGCCTCTTGTCTGGCTAAGCCGCGAAGGCGGTCATATTCGGCTTCAGCGTCGCTGCTCTGCTCATGGTTGAAGGCTGGGGTTCGAGGACAATGGTTAGCATTTTGGGATTGGGCGGTGGCCTTTTATCGATATCAGGGAGACTCGGAGTATTGCTCACCTCTTGGGCCGAGGTACGACATATTATGCGACATAGTATAAATTGGAGTAGATGGGGTGAAATGGCTTGTGAGTATTCCGTACCTCAGCCTTCGATTGACGGTCGTGTCCGCTTCAATTAAGCCGCAGCCCTACGAAAGTCCGGGGATGCGCAGGAACACATTCCCGACCATCATGGGTCCAAGTGCGTGAGCGATGCTACAAACCTTAATTTCCGGTGGATAAAGATCTGGCCCGTATTTTGCACTTTGTAAACAAGCCCTAGTGTGGGGTGAGTTCCGCGGGCTCGCTTCCTCTCTTTCCCATACAATtccatgatcttcttgaggTTCATACTATTATTTTAGCAGTCCTCAAACGCAATGAAAGAGCACAGTACCCACAAAGACTGTGAGAGAATGGACTTTGAGGATACTGGCGTGTCGAATGAGATACCGACGAAATTCCTGGGCTGTTGGGTGCATAGACAGTAAGGGGAACGCCATTGGTAAACATATCCCAGGTACTATGGACATCTACGACATTCCCAGGATATTGAGGGAAAATAAAGGCCTAAGTACCCCATTTCACGGGCGTCATATTCGTCGTCGAGCCGAAGGCTCGTTTGAGCGGCTATATGAGTCCAAACTAAAAGCAGCCGTCCATTTTATCGAAAAGCTTCTACTCCGCTTTTCCCTACCAAGCGAATGAATCGTCGAAAGAGATGAGAGACATGGTCAGCGGCGCCTTTAGTACG is a genomic window of Coccidioides posadasii str. Silveira chromosome 3, complete sequence containing:
- the BTS1 gene encoding geranylgeranyl pyrophosphate synthetase (antiSMASH:Cluster_3.1~SMCOG1182:Polyprenyl synthetase~EggNog:ENOG410PG5T~COG:H); protein product: MPEPLSSPNPIPPRTSSTGVTNGATYSPPAQNIILKPVSEEEWIASSSRKSHNRTLSPSSTNGCGAPCEAKICTKTVISNIDGMWSVEKERILLGPYEYMVHQPGKDIRRQLIAAFNRWLQVPEESLAVITKVVLMLHTASLLVDDVEDSSVLRRGVPVAHNIFGTAQTINSANYIYFLALDEIQKLRNADAIGIFTTELLNLHRGQGMDLFWRDTLTCPTEEDYLEMVGNKTGGLFRLAIKLMQAESEVSVDCIPLVNLMGLIFQICDDYLNLSNPTYSKNKGLCEDLTEGKFSFPIIHSIRSQPDNLQLINILKQKTKDDEVKRYAINYMESTGSFAYTRKVVSQLRDNALMVIDELETTLEQAQDGQSSKAEGSGEMVRSILNRIVEPTLKP
- a CDS encoding uncharacterized protein (antiSMASH:Cluster_3.1~EggNog:ENOG410QE6T~COG:L~BUSCO:14253at33183), whose amino-acid sequence is MSHNMSYLGPRAFNHEQSSDAEAEYDRLRGLARQEAAKRSSCFERSQQAYAAGDGALAKELSEQGKAHGRKMEEYNRQASQFIFRENNANGRVPDDTIDLHGQFMEEAEDILEERIKYAQAHGQTHLHVIVGKGNHSANHVQKLKPRVEQVCRDLGLQYCTEENAGRIYVNLTGGPAQMPPYEPHHPPPHHQPQHHYPQHAPQAHEQQQQQQGNTFVEEAVRRAVPTLLRKLEKACCIVM